GGTCCAGGAAGGCCATGCCGCGACCCGTGTAGCGCTTCGCGATGCTGACGACCAGCCGGAGGTTCGCCTCCAGCAGGTGGTTCTTCGCGACGCGGCCCTCCTGCACGACGACCCGGAGGTCGGCGTCGGTCGAGCCCAGCTCGATGAGGTGCTCGGCCAGCAGGCCGGCCTCGATCCGCTTGGCCAGCAGGACCTCCTGCTCGGCGGTGAGCAGCTTGGTGCGGCCGATTGCGTTGAGATATGCCCTAACCAGGTCCGATGAGACACCGCGCTCGTCGACCGCGTCAAGGTCGTGTTCTACCGCTTCGGTGATGTCTGTCCCCGTGGTCATGTCGTTCCTCCCCGCCCGCTGTGTGTGTAATGAGAGTGCCGGTCCGTCGGTGAAGTGACGGTGAGGTCAGCTCACGTCTTGTGTCGGGTGCCCTACTCTGGGACGGGGCCGGGATTCGGCCCGGCCAGGGGAGGCGTCAGTGGTGTTTGAGCGGCTCAAGCAGGTTTTCGGTGCCGGTGGACCGAGCGTCGCGACGACGCTGACGACGGTGAAAGCCCAGCCTGGCGGTCCGGTGAGTGGCGTGGTTCACGTCATCGGCGGGAGTCGACCTGTCACGATCTCCCAGATCGCGGTCGCCCTCTCCGCCAAGGTCTGCGTCGAGGGCGAGGACATCGCGACCGCCAGCCACGTCACCGTGGCGAAGGAGGCTGTGACCGGCTCTTTCGCGCTCGCACCGGGGGAGGAGCGGGACTTCCCGTTCCGCTATACGCTGCCGTTCGAGACGCCGCTCACCACGGTCGACGGGCGCGACTTCGCCGATGTCGAGCTGGGTTTGCGTACGGAGCTCGCGGTCGCACTCGCCTTCGACAGCTCCGACCTCGATCCGATCAAGGTCGAGCCGCTGCCGGGGCAGGCCGCGATCCTCAAGGCATTCGCCGACCTGGGCTTCTCCCTGATCCGCTCCGATGTGGAGCGTGGGCAGATCCGGGGCGTCAACCAGGCGCTCCCGTTCTACCAGGAGATCGAGTTCCACCCGGCACCCAAGTTCGCCGCCGCGATCAACAAGGTCGAGGTCACCTTCCTCGCCTCGTCGCTCACGACCCAGGTGATCCTGGAGCTCGATCGGCGCGGCGGGCTCGTCGGCGGCCGGGACATCTTCGGCCGCTTCGTCGTCGACCACCAGGACATCGCGCGGATCGACTGGAAGGGCCAGCTCGACGACTGGATCATGGAATCCTGCCGTCGGCAGGGGCTACGCCCCTTCTAGCACCGGCCCCAGCTCGCCCGGTTCGTCCGGCTCGACGGCTCGTGCGCCGTCGCGGAACGAGGAGATGATGTTGCCGACGGCCACGACGATCAGCAGGCCCAGGGCGAGCCAGAAGCCGTAACGGAAGATCATGTCGATGCCGCTGTCGCCGGGAGCGGCGCCGACCGACCTGAGGGCGGTCTCCTCGATGAGGCTCGCCGCTCTGACCTCGGTCAGCACCAGTGCCAGGGCGGCGAGCAGGGCGGCGAGTGCGGTGAGCCGGTGGCGCAGCCGGGCCCACGGCAGCACGCCGGCGATCAGCCCCAGGACGAGCAGGCCGACGGTGACGGCGGCACCCTTCTGCGCCGGCAACGGGTCGATGGCGCCGTTCATCGGCGAGGAGGTGGCGTCGTCGTCCACGATCTCCTTCGTCTCGCCCTGCACGCGCGTGTCCGGGTACCGCATGTCCGGCGCGCCGCCCAGCAGCAGGTCCGTGCCGGTATAGGTACCGCTGATCTCCACGGATTCACCGACGGGTGCACCGGTCTCCGGCCCGGCGCTGCAGCTGGCGGTCACGAAGGGCAGCAGGAAGCAGAGTCCGATCAGCACGAAGCCGGTCGGGCTGAGCAGACGGCGGAGCAGCAGCACCACGAACCCCCGGTGAACGGTGTTGTTTGCGCGGACATTACTTCCCCCGGCCACCCCGCACTGCCCTCGTCACGTTTTGCGGCAAAGCGTGGCCTCGCGCAGCGAGATGGCCACGCTTTGCCGCAAAACGTGACGGGCTCGCCTCAGACGGGCAGCAGCATGCCCCGCTCGACCAGGTGCCGCACCACGCCGACGAGCACCTGCCCGAGCTCCTCCTCGCCCGCGCCGTGCGCCTCGGCGAGCAGCGCGACCTGGTCGCGCAGCGACACCTCGCCGCCGCAGCCGCTCACCAGCGCCAGGATCAGCGGGTCGATCTCCTCGCTCCAGCGCAGGCCGGTCGTGAGCGTCAGGACCTGGCGGTCCACCGCCCAACCCTCCGCCGACATCGTCGCGTCCTGCCGCAGCGTCAGGCCGTCCGCGGCCCGGAAAACCGCGTCGAGTACGCCGTCGTCATCGCGCCCGCCGAGCCACTCCTGCCGGTCGAACCACGCCGCGACCTGATCGCCGACGGGTGCCTCGATCGTCTGCCGCAGGTCCTCGCAGACGATGATCGGCTCGACCCGGTCGCTGCGGCGAGCCGTGATCAGGCCGAACCCGATCCCCTCGATCTTGTGCTGGTCGAACCAGTCGAGCCACTCGGCGGCCCGCTGCGGATCGTGCCCCTCGGAGGCGTCGCGCAGCCAGAGCCGGACGTAATCGAGCGGGTCGGTGACCTCGCGCTGGATCGCCCAGACATCGCAGCCGGTGCCCTCGAACCACCCCGCGATCCGGTCCTCCCAGTCCTCGCCCGCCACGTGCACCCAGTTGGCGAGGAACTGCATCGTGCCACCGGGGTTGAGCAGGTCCCCGGCGGCCGCGGCGAGCTCGGCGCAGATCCCGTCGCCCGGGCGGCCCGAGTCGCGATAGGTGTGCGTCGCCACGCCAGGCCCGACCACGAACGGGGGATTGCTCACCACCAGGTCGAAGCGGCGTCCGGCGACCGGGGCCAGCATGTCGCCCTCCAGCAGCTCCCACTGCTGCCCGTTGAGCGCCGCGGTGGTCGCCGCGAAACGCAGCGCACGGGCGGAGAGGTCCGTCGCGGTCACGGACTCCGCGTGGCGGGCGACGTGGAGTGCCTGGACGCCGCAGCCCGTACCCAGATCGAGGGCCGTGCCCACTGGGCGCCGGATCGTGCAGTCGGCGAGCGTCATCGACGCGCCGCCGACGCCGAGCACGTGGTCGGTGGGGAGCGCGCGGCCCGGCGCGGCCGGGAGGTCGGCGACGACGAGGAAGTCGCCGTAGAGGTCGAGGTCGACGCCCGCGCGGATGCCGCCGGAGACGAATTCGATCAGCTCCGCCTCGAGTGCCCGGGCGAGCGGCAGCGGCTTCAGCGCGCTCGCCACGTCGGCCTCGGCCTCGATCTGACCGGCGAGGAAGAGGCGGATCAGGGTGTTGAGGCGGTCCCGCTCCACGGTCGTGGCGAGCGTGGGGCGGAAGTCCTCGCGTCCGGCTGCCTCCATCGCGACCGGACCGAGGCGCTCGGCGATCCCGGCGGGGGTGAAACCGGCGCTCGACAGCGCTTCACGCAGGCGTGCGGTGTCGGCGGGGTCGAGAAGCCCGTGCTGTTCAGCCATACGCCCATCCTGCCCCATCGGTCCGAGCCCGTATGGCAGGCTCCTGGCTATGGCCACGCTCTTCCTCGCCCAGCAGCCCGACGCCGATGAACTGCTGCGTACCGACCCGCTGGCGCTGCTCACCGGCATGCTGCTCGACCAGCAGATCCCGCTGGAGAAGGCGTTCATGGGGCCCTATGTGCTGACGCAGCGCCTCGGAGTCCCGAGCCTCGACGCCGCCGCGATCGCCGATTACGACCCGGCCGAGTTCGGCAAGGTCTTCGCGCAGGTGCCGGCGATCCACCGCTTCCCCGGCTCGATGGCCGAGCGGACGCAGAAGCTCGCCCGCGCCATCGCCGACGACTACGACGGCGACGCCTCACGGGTGTGGACCGAGGCGAAGGACGG
This portion of the Allocatelliglobosispora scoriae genome encodes:
- a CDS encoding DUF7782 domain-containing protein is translated as MAEQHGLLDPADTARLREALSSAGFTPAGIAERLGPVAMEAAGREDFRPTLATTVERDRLNTLIRLFLAGQIEAEADVASALKPLPLARALEAELIEFVSGGIRAGVDLDLYGDFLVVADLPAAPGRALPTDHVLGVGGASMTLADCTIRRPVGTALDLGTGCGVQALHVARHAESVTATDLSARALRFAATTAALNGQQWELLEGDMLAPVAGRRFDLVVSNPPFVVGPGVATHTYRDSGRPGDGICAELAAAAGDLLNPGGTMQFLANWVHVAGEDWEDRIAGWFEGTGCDVWAIQREVTDPLDYVRLWLRDASEGHDPQRAAEWLDWFDQHKIEGIGFGLITARRSDRVEPIIVCEDLRQTIEAPVGDQVAAWFDRQEWLGGRDDDGVLDAVFRAADGLTLRQDATMSAEGWAVDRQVLTLTTGLRWSEEIDPLILALVSGCGGEVSLRDQVALLAEAHGAGEEELGQVLVGVVRHLVERGMLLPV
- a CDS encoding HhH-GPD-type base excision DNA repair protein; amino-acid sequence: MATLFLAQQPDADELLRTDPLALLTGMLLDQQIPLEKAFMGPYVLTQRLGVPSLDAAAIADYDPAEFGKVFAQVPAIHRFPGSMAERTQKLARAIADDYDGDASRVWTEAKDGKDLLKRLGALPGFGKMKAQIFVALLGKQFGVQPDGWREAAGVYGEDGSLRSVADITSRETLTRVREYKKQMKAAAAAS
- a CDS encoding sporulation protein, with the protein product MVFERLKQVFGAGGPSVATTLTTVKAQPGGPVSGVVHVIGGSRPVTISQIAVALSAKVCVEGEDIATASHVTVAKEAVTGSFALAPGEERDFPFRYTLPFETPLTTVDGRDFADVELGLRTELAVALAFDSSDLDPIKVEPLPGQAAILKAFADLGFSLIRSDVERGQIRGVNQALPFYQEIEFHPAPKFAAAINKVEVTFLASSLTTQVILELDRRGGLVGGRDIFGRFVVDHQDIARIDWKGQLDDWIMESCRRQGLRPF